The proteins below are encoded in one region of Vannielia litorea:
- a CDS encoding 50S ribosomal protein L23 produces the protein MTAKAEHYDVIVKPVITEKATMASESNGVVFEVAIDANKPQIKEAVEALFGVKVKAVNTTITKGKTKRFRGIRGKRKDVKKAYVTLEEGNTIDVSTGL, from the coding sequence ATGACCGCCAAGGCAGAACATTACGACGTGATCGTGAAGCCCGTCATCACCGAGAAGGCCACCATGGCCTCGGAGTCGAACGGCGTGGTCTTCGAGGTCGCCATCGACGCCAACAAGCCCCAGATCAAGGAGGCCGTCGAGGCGCTCTTCGGTGTGAAGGTGAAGGCCGTGAACACGACCATCACCAAGGGCAAGACCAAGCGTTTCCGCGGCATCCGCGGCAAGCGCAAGGACGTCAAGAAGGCCTATGTGACCCTCGAAGAGGGCAACACGATCGACGTGTCGACCGGCCTCTGA
- the rplB gene encoding 50S ribosomal protein L2 yields MALKSYKPTTPGQRGLVLIDRSELWKGRPVKALTEGLTKSGGRNNTGRITARRRGGGAKRLYRIVDFKRTKMDVPATVERIEYDPNRTAFIALIRYQDGEQAYILAPQRLAVGDSVISSAKTDVKPGNAMQLIGMPIGTIIHNIELKPGKGGQIARAAGTYAQFVGRDGGYAQIRLSSGELRMVRQECMATVGAVSNPDNSNQNLGKAGRVRHYGKRPSVRGVAMNPIDHPHGGGEGRTSGGRTPVTPWGKDTKGRKTRDKNKASQKLIIRSRHARKKGR; encoded by the coding sequence ATGGCACTCAAGTCGTACAAACCGACGACGCCGGGCCAGCGTGGGCTGGTTCTGATCGACCGTTCGGAGCTGTGGAAAGGACGCCCTGTCAAGGCCCTCACCGAGGGTCTGACGAAGTCGGGCGGCCGGAACAACACCGGACGGATCACCGCCCGCCGCCGTGGCGGTGGTGCGAAGCGTCTCTATCGTATCGTTGATTTCAAGCGGACCAAGATGGACGTTCCGGCGACCGTCGAGCGGATCGAATACGATCCCAACCGCACCGCCTTCATCGCCCTCATCCGCTACCAGGATGGCGAGCAGGCCTACATTCTCGCGCCGCAGCGCCTCGCGGTTGGCGACTCCGTCATCTCCTCGGCCAAGACCGACGTGAAGCCGGGCAACGCGATGCAGCTGATCGGCATGCCGATCGGTACCATCATTCACAACATCGAGCTGAAGCCCGGCAAGGGTGGCCAGATCGCACGCGCCGCGGGCACCTATGCCCAGTTCGTCGGCCGTGACGGCGGCTATGCCCAGATCCGCCTCAGCTCGGGCGAGCTGCGGATGGTGCGCCAGGAATGCATGGCCACCGTTGGCGCGGTTTCGAACCCCGACAACAGCAACCAGAACCTCGGCAAGGCCGGTCGCGTGCGCCACTACGGCAAGCGCCCCTCGGTCCGCGGTGTTGCGATGAACCCGATCGACCACCCGCACGGTGGTGGTGAGGGCCGCACCTCGGGTGGCCGCACCCCGGTTACCCCCTGGGGCAAGGACACCAAGGGTCGCAAGACCCGGGACAAGAACAAGGCGTCGCAGAAGCTGATCATCCGCTCGCGTCACGCCAGAAAGAAGGGTCGCTAA
- the rplC gene encoding 50S ribosomal protein L3 has protein sequence MLRSGVIAKKVGMTRLFMEDGKQIPVTVLQLDALQVVAQRTAEKDGYSAVQLGAGTAKAKRTSAPMRGVFAAAKVAPKRKLAEFRVDPENLIAVGEEITADHYFEGQFVDVSGTSIGKGFAGAMKRHNFGGLRASHGVSISHRSHGSTGQCQDPGRVFKGKKMAGHMGAARVTTQNLQVVRTDSDRGLIMVKGAVPGSKGGWVTIKDAVKKPFPENAILPAALKSAAAEAAKAAEEAAAAAAAEAEAEEKRLAEEAAAAEAAALQQAEASIDADKATEGDAPAASEKKDGEE, from the coding sequence ATGTTGCGCTCTGGAGTGATCGCAAAGAAGGTCGGCATGACCCGGCTTTTCATGGAAGACGGCAAGCAGATCCCGGTGACGGTTCTGCAGCTCGACGCGTTGCAGGTGGTGGCCCAGCGGACCGCCGAGAAGGATGGCTACTCTGCCGTTCAGCTCGGGGCCGGCACGGCCAAGGCCAAGCGCACCTCCGCGCCGATGCGCGGTGTGTTCGCGGCGGCCAAGGTGGCCCCCAAGCGCAAGCTCGCCGAGTTTCGCGTGGACCCCGAGAACCTGATCGCCGTCGGTGAGGAAATCACCGCGGACCACTACTTCGAAGGTCAGTTCGTCGACGTTTCGGGCACCTCGATCGGTAAAGGCTTTGCCGGTGCGATGAAGCGGCACAACTTCGGGGGCCTCCGCGCCTCCCACGGTGTGTCGATCTCCCACCGTTCGCACGGCTCGACCGGTCAGTGTCAGGACCCTGGCCGCGTGTTCAAGGGCAAGAAGATGGCCGGTCACATGGGCGCCGCCCGCGTGACCACGCAGAACCTGCAGGTTGTCCGCACCGACAGCGACCGTGGCCTGATCATGGTCAAGGGCGCGGTGCCGGGCTCCAAGGGTGGCTGGGTGACGATCAAGGACGCGGTGAAGAAGCCGTTCCCCGAGAACGCCATTCTGCCCGCCGCGCTGAAGTCTGCCGCCGCGGAAGCCGCCAAGGCCGCTGAAGAAGCTGCCGCCGCTGCCGCCGCCGAGGCCGAAGCCGAAGAGAAGCGCCTGGCCGAGGAGGCTGCGGCCGCCGAAGCCGCCGCTCTGCAGCAGGCCGAAGCCTCGATTGACGCCGACAAGGCCACCGAGGGCGACGCCCCGGCAGCCTCCGAGAAGAAGGACGGTGAGGAATGA
- the rplD gene encoding 50S ribosomal protein L4: MKLDVIKLDGGKAGSVDLGDEVFGLEPRADILHRVVRWQRNKAQAGTHKVKTRRETSYSTKKIYRQKGTGGARHGDRNAPIFRKGGIYKGPTPRSHGHDLPKKIRALGLKHALSAKAAEGKLIVLDEAVLADARTSVLAKQVKELGWKKVLIIDGAELNENFTKAAANITGLDVLPSMGANVYDILKRDTLVITKAGVEALEARLK, encoded by the coding sequence ATGAAACTCGACGTGATCAAACTGGACGGCGGCAAGGCCGGGTCGGTCGATCTGGGCGATGAGGTCTTCGGCCTCGAGCCCCGCGCCGACATCCTGCACCGTGTCGTCCGCTGGCAGCGCAACAAGGCGCAGGCCGGCACCCACAAGGTGAAGACCCGTCGCGAGACGAGCTACTCGACCAAGAAGATCTATCGCCAGAAGGGCACCGGCGGTGCACGCCACGGTGACCGCAACGCGCCGATCTTCCGCAAGGGTGGTATCTACAAGGGTCCGACCCCGCGCAGCCACGGCCACGATCTTCCCAAGAAGATCCGCGCCCTGGGCCTGAAGCACGCGCTCAGCGCCAAGGCTGCCGAAGGCAAGCTGATCGTCCTGGACGAGGCCGTTCTGGCCGATGCCCGGACCTCGGTGCTGGCCAAGCAGGTGAAGGAACTCGGCTGGAAGAAGGTGCTCATCATCGATGGTGCCGAGCTGAACGAGAACTTCACCAAGGCCGCTGCCAACATCACCGGTCTGGACGTGCTCCCCTCGATGGGCGCCAACGTCTACGACATCCTGAAGCGTGACACCCTGGTCATCACCAAGGCCGGTGTCGAAGCCCTGGAGGCCCGTCTGAAATGA
- the rpsS gene encoding 30S ribosomal protein S19, with product MSRSVWKGPFVDSYVLKKAEKSRESGRNEVIKIWSRRSTILPQFVGLTFGVYNGKKHIPVNVTEDMIGQKFGEYSPTRTYYGHAADKKAKRK from the coding sequence ATGTCGCGTTCTGTTTGGAAAGGCCCCTTCGTTGACAGCTATGTCCTGAAGAAGGCCGAGAAATCCCGTGAGTCGGGCCGCAACGAGGTCATCAAGATCTGGTCGCGCCGCTCCACCATCCTGCCCCAGTTCGTGGGCCTCACCTTCGGCGTCTACAACGGCAAGAAGCATATCCCGGTGAACGTCACCGAGGACATGATCGGCCAGAAGTTCGGTGAATACTCCCCGACGCGGACCTACTACGGCCACGCCGCCGACAAGAAAGCGAAGAGGAAGTAA
- the rpsJ gene encoding 30S ribosomal protein S10 — protein sequence MQSQNIRIRLKAFDYRVLDASTQEIVNTAKRTGAQVRGPIPLPNKIEKFTVLRGPHIDKKSRDQWEIRTHKRLLDIIDPTPQTVDALMKLDLAAGVDVQISV from the coding sequence ATGCAAAGCCAGAATATCCGTATCCGCCTGAAGGCGTTCGATTACCGCGTGCTGGATGCCAGCACCCAGGAAATCGTCAACACCGCCAAGCGGACCGGCGCGCAGGTGCGCGGGCCCATCCCGCTGCCGAACAAGATCGAGAAGTTCACCGTTCTGCGCGGCCCGCACATCGACAAGAAGAGCCGTGACCAGTGGGAGATCCGCACCCACAAGCGTCTGCTCGACATCATCGACCCCACTCCGCAGACCGTGGACGCGCTCATGAAGCTCGACCTCGCCGCGGGCGTGGACGTTCAGATTTCGGTCTAA
- the rplV gene encoding 50S ribosomal protein L22 yields the protein MGKDKNPRRVEDNEALAKSRMLRTSPQKLNLVAAMIRGKKVEKALADLTFSKKRIAEDVKKCLQSAIANAENNHNLDVDELIVAEAWVGKNMTMKRGRPRARGRFGKIVKPFAELTIKVRQIEEQA from the coding sequence ATGGGCAAGGACAAGAATCCCCGCCGCGTGGAAGACAACGAGGCGCTCGCCAAGTCGCGCATGCTTCGCACCTCGCCGCAGAAGCTGAACCTCGTCGCCGCGATGATCCGTGGCAAGAAGGTCGAGAAGGCCCTGGCCGATCTCACCTTCTCCAAGAAGCGGATCGCCGAGGACGTGAAGAAATGCCTTCAGTCCGCGATCGCGAACGCCGAGAACAACCACAACCTGGACGTCGACGAGCTGATCGTCGCTGAGGCCTGGGTCGGCAAGAACATGACGATGAAGCGTGGACGCCCGCGTGCGCGCGGCCGTTTCGGCAAGATCGTCAAGCCGTTTGCCGAGCTGACCATCAAGGTCCGCCAGATCGAGGAGCAAGCCTGA